A DNA window from Methylocystis heyeri contains the following coding sequences:
- a CDS encoding 3-keto-5-aminohexanoate cleavage protein, translating into MMYFTDDSLFPENMQPTIITAAPYGPEWLPGDVADLPLTWDEQVQAAVDCYNAGATMLHVHVRDPESGQGSTNFDQYNYLLARLREAVPKMILQVGGSISFAPHTDQAKAKWLDYDTRHMLTELNPKPDCVTVTTGTTLWDVTQAFISGDVDGTHLADPKVAAAWADMVVDSTSKFYLEHLKRLSANKIQPYFVPGHVHQLEIIERLLRAGVYKGPLNLALCGYGGGSMGRNPYDWMEMLRRAPHGANVTFWSSMRGNIAIQTMATILGAHVRVGIEDNIWDMNKKRWPTVKQVEWAVQQSEQFGRKVATADEARAMMKIGEWYDTVEETLFKVGLPPNRPEGYKGFVTYDTDGRLTKTLDAPTSSTSVL; encoded by the coding sequence ATGATGTATTTTACGGACGATTCGCTCTTCCCCGAGAACATGCAGCCGACGATCATCACGGCGGCGCCCTACGGTCCCGAATGGCTCCCCGGCGACGTCGCCGACCTGCCCCTCACCTGGGACGAGCAGGTGCAGGCGGCGGTCGATTGCTACAACGCCGGCGCGACCATGCTGCACGTCCATGTGCGCGATCCCGAGTCCGGTCAGGGCTCGACCAACTTCGACCAATATAATTACCTGCTCGCACGTCTGCGTGAGGCTGTGCCGAAGATGATCCTTCAGGTCGGGGGCTCCATCTCCTTCGCCCCGCACACGGACCAAGCCAAAGCCAAATGGCTTGACTACGATACGCGTCACATGTTGACGGAGCTGAACCCGAAGCCGGATTGCGTCACAGTGACGACAGGCACGACGCTTTGGGACGTTACGCAGGCGTTCATTTCGGGCGATGTGGACGGCACCCATCTGGCGGATCCGAAGGTCGCCGCCGCATGGGCTGACATGGTTGTCGACTCGACCTCCAAATTCTATCTCGAGCATCTCAAACGGCTCAGCGCAAATAAAATCCAACCCTATTTCGTGCCGGGCCACGTCCACCAGCTCGAAATCATCGAGCGCCTGCTCCGCGCAGGCGTCTACAAGGGGCCTCTGAATTTGGCGCTTTGCGGCTACGGCGGCGGTTCGATGGGCCGCAATCCCTATGATTGGATGGAGATGCTGCGACGCGCCCCGCACGGCGCAAACGTGACCTTCTGGAGCAGTATGCGCGGCAATATCGCTATCCAGACGATGGCGACAATTCTCGGCGCACATGTTCGCGTCGGCATCGAAGACAATATCTGGGACATGAACAAGAAGCGCTGGCCGACGGTAAAACAAGTCGAGTGGGCCGTGCAGCAGAGCGAGCAGTTTGGCCGCAAGGTCGCGACGGCAGACGAAGCGCGCGCAATGATGAAAATCGGCGAATGGTATGACACAGTAGAAGAGACGCTGTTTAAGGTCGGTCTGCCGCCGAACCGACCCGAGGGTTACAAGGGTTTTGTGACCTATGATACCGACGGCCGCCTGACCAAGACTCTGGACGCACCCACGAGTTCGACGAGCGTGTTGTAA
- a CDS encoding AraC family transcriptional regulator: MPSDATAPEAFLDKLNRTLALCDAHSGTGAEGGLHRVGVACFAPQVLTDLGVDPSRTAKAAGLDPDILSNPENLISFVELGRYMEKCVEHSNCSYFGLLVGERGSLAALGLMGQFMRHAPSLGDALQDLATHHMRYIRGATVFLYRTRSDARWGYAVYQRGAPGREQICAAAIAVATRIAKELNPSCEFEVLLSQAPPQTAMQRAQYECRFGARVHFNSECSALAISREELAWPIDGSDPSERERLSLLIEDYWLKTPPNLCHLVFRTLVSMVPNSDLSLSRVSRCLSMHPRTLERRLEEAGTSFLILREAARYEMARQLLIGTHLRLVDISAAIGYADPAVFSRSFRRWTGVSPKKFRSKQFGIS, translated from the coding sequence ATGCCAAGCGATGCGACAGCGCCCGAGGCGTTTCTCGACAAGCTGAATCGCACACTCGCGCTGTGCGACGCGCATTCAGGGACGGGCGCGGAAGGAGGGCTTCATCGGGTCGGCGTCGCTTGCTTCGCCCCGCAGGTGTTAACCGATCTGGGCGTTGACCCAAGCAGAACCGCGAAGGCCGCCGGCCTCGATCCTGACATCTTGTCCAACCCTGAAAACCTCATCTCCTTCGTTGAGCTCGGTCGCTACATGGAGAAGTGCGTCGAGCACAGCAATTGTTCCTATTTCGGTCTTCTCGTGGGCGAGAGAGGATCGCTCGCCGCGCTTGGACTGATGGGGCAGTTTATGAGGCATGCGCCGTCGCTCGGCGATGCACTTCAGGATCTGGCGACCCATCACATGAGATATATACGGGGCGCCACCGTCTTCCTTTATCGGACAAGAAGTGACGCGCGTTGGGGCTATGCCGTATATCAGCGAGGCGCGCCGGGACGCGAGCAGATATGCGCCGCCGCCATTGCCGTCGCGACGCGCATTGCGAAGGAACTCAATCCGTCCTGTGAGTTTGAAGTTCTGCTCTCGCAAGCGCCGCCGCAAACAGCGATGCAGCGCGCACAGTATGAGTGCCGGTTTGGCGCAAGGGTTCATTTCAACTCTGAATGCTCGGCCTTGGCCATTTCCCGGGAGGAATTAGCGTGGCCTATAGACGGCTCAGACCCCTCTGAACGCGAGCGCCTTTCTCTGCTGATTGAGGATTACTGGCTTAAAACTCCTCCAAATCTGTGCCATCTGGTCTTCCGCACCCTCGTGTCGATGGTTCCAAACTCAGATCTGTCACTTTCGCGGGTTTCACGGTGTCTATCGATGCATCCCCGGACGTTGGAGCGTCGTCTGGAGGAGGCAGGAACGAGTTTTCTGATTCTGCGAGAGGCGGCGCGCTACGAAATGGCGCGCCAACTCCTGATCGGGACGCATTTGCGCTTAGTCGATATCAGCGCTGCAATTGGCTATGCGGACCCGGCTGTCTTCAGCCGTTCTTTCCGCCGTTGGACGGGCGTCTCTCCAAAAAAATTCCGCTCCAAACAATTTGGAATTTCATAA
- a CDS encoding sulfate ABC transporter substrate-binding protein, protein MPSRLFDKRARLLAITLAACVAAGSAALGQSLLNVSYDPTRELYKAVNKAFSAEWKKKTGEDIQIQASHGGSGAQARAVIDGLPADVVTLALANDIDAIASKTGKIPADWQKRLPHNSSPYASTIVILVRKGNPKAIKDWDDLGKPGVAVVAPNPKTGGGARWNFLAAWAFGLKKFGGDEAKTKELVKAIYNNAPVLDSGARGSTTTFAQRGIGDALITWENEAFLALEEFGADKFEIVVPSLSILAEPAVALVDGNVDAKGSRKAAEAYLNFLYSPTAQALIAKYGYRPSLPEYAGKDDLDRFHKLELVTIDQTFGGWPAAQKKFFVDGAIFDDMQKR, encoded by the coding sequence ATGCCGTCCCGCCTTTTCGACAAGCGCGCCCGCTTGTTGGCCATCACCCTCGCCGCCTGCGTGGCCGCAGGCAGCGCAGCACTCGGCCAGTCCCTTCTCAATGTCTCCTATGATCCGACGCGCGAGCTCTACAAAGCCGTGAACAAGGCGTTCTCCGCCGAATGGAAGAAGAAGACCGGGGAGGACATTCAGATCCAGGCCTCGCATGGCGGGTCGGGCGCCCAGGCCCGCGCGGTCATCGACGGCCTTCCGGCCGATGTCGTGACGCTCGCTCTCGCCAATGACATCGACGCCATCGCCAGCAAGACGGGAAAGATTCCGGCGGATTGGCAGAAGCGGCTGCCGCATAATTCTTCGCCCTATGCCTCGACCATCGTTATTCTGGTGCGCAAGGGCAATCCCAAGGCGATCAAGGACTGGGACGATCTCGGAAAGCCCGGCGTCGCCGTGGTTGCGCCCAACCCCAAGACTGGCGGCGGGGCGCGGTGGAATTTTCTCGCCGCCTGGGCCTTTGGGTTGAAAAAATTCGGAGGCGACGAGGCGAAAACCAAAGAGCTGGTGAAGGCGATCTACAACAACGCGCCGGTTCTCGACTCGGGCGCGCGCGGCTCGACGACGACCTTCGCGCAGCGCGGCATCGGCGATGCGCTCATCACCTGGGAGAACGAGGCGTTTCTGGCGCTCGAGGAATTCGGCGCCGACAAGTTCGAGATTGTTGTTCCGTCTCTTTCCATCCTCGCCGAGCCGGCGGTCGCCCTCGTCGACGGCAATGTGGACGCCAAGGGCTCGCGCAAGGCGGCCGAGGCCTATCTGAATTTCCTCTATTCCCCGACGGCGCAGGCGCTGATCGCCAAATATGGCTACCGCCCCTCGCTCCCGGAATATGCCGGCAAAGACGATCTCGACCGTTTCCATAAGCTGGAGCTCGTCACCATCGACCAAACTTTCGGCGGCTGGCCCGCGGCGCAGAAAAAATTCTTCGTCGACGGCGCGATTTTCGACGACATGCAGAAGCGATGA
- a CDS encoding DUF4142 domain-containing protein has product MRMLIASSAVLAIVACGAVQAQTQTREFPSTAPTTQMERVTTPEFINKAWNINSFEIQAGQEAENRATDAAFKEYARMIVADHTKMQDQLKADAEKIRGHEWPTRLDSEHEQNLQQLKSASGANFEQQFKTQQIQGHERALRLFQSYAANGDNPELKSWAQASVTTLQRHFDRAHDLPKAGGVM; this is encoded by the coding sequence ATGAGAATGCTGATCGCTTCAAGCGCGGTGCTTGCGATAGTCGCCTGCGGTGCGGTCCAGGCCCAGACACAGACGCGTGAATTCCCTTCGACCGCGCCCACGACCCAGATGGAGCGCGTGACGACGCCGGAGTTCATCAACAAGGCGTGGAACATAAACAGCTTCGAAATCCAGGCCGGCCAGGAGGCGGAAAACAGGGCGACGGACGCCGCTTTCAAGGAATACGCTCGCATGATCGTGGCCGATCACACCAAGATGCAGGATCAGCTGAAGGCCGACGCGGAAAAGATCCGCGGCCACGAATGGCCGACCAGACTGGACAGCGAGCACGAACAGAACCTGCAGCAGCTCAAATCCGCGAGCGGCGCCAATTTCGAGCAGCAGTTCAAGACGCAGCAGATCCAGGGACACGAACGGGCGTTGCGACTGTTCCAGAGCTACGCCGCCAATGGCGACAATCCCGAACTGAAATCCTGGGCGCAGGCCTCTGTCACCACATTGCAGCGCCATTTCGATCGCGCGCACGATCTGCCGAAGGCGGGCGGAGTCATGTAG
- a CDS encoding linear amide C-N hydrolase — MTLRRHKKSALAKFAVFILAGQLAALPAAQACTSFLIKAADGSPVYGRTMEFGFQLHSEAIVIPRQFTLAATGPGGKPSWNWKTRYAAVGLSAFGQPVITDGMNEKGLGGGILYFPDYVGYADPATADSAHALAPWDFLTWVLTNFATVAEVKAALAEISIIGITEPTLGITPPFHYTLHDAGGSSLVIEPVGGKLKVYDNPLGVLTNSPTFDWHMTNLRNYVKLSPVNAEPLKIDGETISSFGQGSGLLGIPGDPTPPSRFVRALGFALSAKPRPDGAQTVRLAEHILNNFDIPVGFIQPDASDKAAPLEFTQWTAIADLRGKRYYVKTYDNQMLRHIDFSSFDLNAKSIRVAPLEPESSVPALQFRKR, encoded by the coding sequence ATGACTCTTCGTCGCCATAAAAAATCCGCTCTCGCCAAATTCGCTGTTTTTATCCTCGCGGGCCAACTCGCCGCCCTGCCCGCCGCGCAGGCGTGCACGAGCTTTCTCATCAAGGCCGCCGACGGTTCGCCCGTCTATGGCCGCACCATGGAATTCGGCTTTCAGCTCCATTCCGAAGCGATCGTCATTCCCCGCCAGTTCACGCTCGCGGCGACCGGCCCAGGGGGAAAACCGAGCTGGAACTGGAAGACGCGCTACGCCGCTGTTGGTCTCAGCGCCTTCGGACAGCCGGTGATCACGGACGGGATGAATGAAAAAGGCCTTGGCGGCGGAATACTCTATTTCCCCGATTACGTGGGCTACGCCGACCCCGCTACGGCCGATTCCGCCCATGCGCTGGCGCCCTGGGATTTCCTCACCTGGGTGCTGACCAATTTCGCGACAGTCGCGGAAGTGAAGGCGGCTCTCGCCGAAATTTCCATCATCGGCATAACCGAGCCGACCCTCGGCATCACGCCGCCGTTCCATTATACGCTGCACGACGCCGGCGGCTCATCGCTGGTGATCGAGCCCGTCGGCGGCAAGCTCAAGGTCTATGACAATCCGCTCGGCGTCCTGACCAATTCCCCGACATTCGATTGGCACATGACCAATCTGCGCAACTATGTGAAGCTGTCGCCGGTCAACGCCGAACCGCTGAAGATCGATGGAGAGACGATCTCCTCTTTCGGCCAGGGCTCCGGCCTGCTCGGCATTCCGGGCGATCCGACGCCGCCGTCACGCTTCGTGCGCGCTCTCGGCTTCGCACTTTCCGCCAAGCCCCGGCCCGACGGAGCTCAGACAGTGCGTCTCGCCGAGCACATCCTCAATAATTTCGACATCCCTGTCGGCTTCATTCAACCCGATGCGAGCGATAAAGCAGCGCCTCTGGAATTCACGCAGTGGACTGCGATCGCGGATCTCAGGGGCAAGCGCTATTACGTCAAGACCTACGACAACCAGATGCTGCGTCACATCGATTTCTCGTCTTTCGACCTCAACGCCAAGAGCATCCGCGTCGCCCCCCTCGAGCCCGAGTCGAGCGTACCGGCGCTGCAATTCCGAAAACGCTGA
- a CDS encoding FUSC family protein yields MGRLAVAGRSLRTQLKKRKAEMRLSIRVTVAAVSAFALSNLLKIPLPLWTVLTAVVLTQINFGKSLKATFDYLAGTLFGAVYAGAVAALVPHTTEPALAGVLAMIVAPLALLAAINSSFSAATFTGVLVVLVPAFAHVTPIESAVYRVLEVAVGGLVALAASLLVLPTRAHSFVIKAAASMLDLAAQSLPELFSGFTQDRDAAAVSRIHERIGAAYVRLDAAAAEAKHEQISFLAGGPENRPLLIALLRLRHDMVMIGRAASRPLPEELQLRLGPALARVAETAADHLRQCGKALLSRRRAESALGEAAAAMDRFAQALAAVRNEGLTRGLSVAELESLFALGFAIEQLRQNLQDIDACVRKTAHGG; encoded by the coding sequence ATGGGTCGCCTCGCAGTCGCAGGGAGGTCGCTTCGCACGCAGCTGAAGAAGCGCAAAGCGGAGATGAGGCTCTCGATCAGGGTGACCGTCGCCGCCGTGTCGGCCTTTGCTCTCTCCAATCTCCTGAAAATCCCTCTGCCCTTGTGGACAGTGCTGACGGCCGTCGTTCTGACCCAGATAAATTTCGGGAAATCGCTGAAGGCGACCTTCGACTATCTGGCGGGCACGCTCTTCGGCGCAGTTTACGCTGGAGCCGTCGCCGCGCTGGTTCCGCACACGACAGAGCCCGCTCTCGCGGGCGTTCTTGCGATGATCGTCGCGCCGCTGGCGCTGCTCGCGGCGATCAACTCCAGCTTCAGCGCCGCCACATTCACCGGCGTGCTGGTGGTTCTGGTTCCCGCCTTCGCCCATGTGACGCCCATCGAATCAGCGGTCTATCGCGTGCTCGAAGTGGCGGTCGGAGGTTTGGTCGCGCTGGCTGCTTCTCTGCTGGTGCTGCCGACCCGCGCCCATTCATTCGTGATCAAGGCCGCGGCGTCGATGCTCGATCTTGCGGCGCAATCTCTACCGGAACTGTTCTCGGGGTTTACGCAAGACCGCGATGCAGCCGCAGTCAGCCGCATTCATGAGAGGATCGGCGCAGCCTATGTCCGGTTGGACGCCGCAGCTGCCGAGGCGAAGCACGAACAGATAAGTTTTCTTGCCGGCGGCCCGGAGAACCGACCTCTGCTGATTGCGCTGCTGCGGCTGCGCCACGACATGGTGATGATCGGGCGGGCAGCCTCGCGGCCGCTTCCCGAGGAACTCCAGCTGCGGCTCGGGCCCGCGCTCGCGCGCGTGGCCGAAACCGCAGCGGATCATCTTCGCCAATGTGGAAAAGCGCTGCTCTCGCGGCGTCGAGCGGAAAGCGCGCTGGGCGAGGCCGCAGCCGCCATGGATCGTTTCGCGCAGGCATTGGCCGCGGTTCGCAACGAAGGGCTCACGCGCGGCCTGTCGGTAGCGGAACTCGAGAGCCTCTTCGCCCTGGGTTTTGCGATCGAGCAGCTGCGGCAAAATCTCCAGGACATCGATGCTTGCGTAAGGAAGACGGCGCACGGAGGATAA
- a CDS encoding choice-of-anchor tandem repeat GloVer-containing protein, whose translation MNMRRSFRHSRTLLLVSFLMASATAPVLAQTWPPAPFSEATLYSFTGGADGGGPSYVTLLADDRGALYGTTGGGGAGGSGTVFKLTPPAPGKSQWTETVLYSFSGADGAGPSAGLVADPSGALYGATSGGGNDNNGVAFKLTPPLQPSQPWTYTQIYTFPPTYPTTTPSGAAVLDGAGALIGSVITGGAYGLGAIYKLTPPASSGGQWTGAILYSFTGGADGSNAWTTLLVDSSGAIYGTTTLGGAGDKGVIFKLTPPGPDCTPISPNLWCETVLHAFNGSDGARPRSGLTRDSSGMFYGTTTAGGAAGNGAVYSLAPPVPPSTQWQYTVLYSFDGGGDGAAPYAPPTLKGGYLYGATSAGGGTGCGGAGCGTLFELRPPAAPSSPYWTENILYRFSGAADGAFAGGGPTFNALHFGSGLAIYGVTSQGGASGKGTVFTLQCAKAVREVFGGGLHAACGQ comes from the coding sequence ATGAACATGCGCCGGAGTTTCAGACATTCGCGCACGCTGCTGCTGGTTTCCTTCCTCATGGCCAGCGCGACCGCGCCGGTCCTCGCCCAGACCTGGCCGCCGGCGCCTTTCAGCGAAGCCACGCTTTACAGCTTCACCGGCGGGGCCGACGGCGGAGGCCCGAGCTATGTGACGCTGCTGGCCGACGACAGGGGCGCTCTCTACGGTACGACTGGCGGCGGCGGTGCTGGGGGAAGCGGCACGGTGTTCAAGCTGACCCCGCCGGCGCCCGGCAAAAGCCAGTGGACCGAGACCGTGCTTTACAGCTTTTCGGGGGCCGACGGCGCCGGACCTTCTGCCGGACTCGTCGCGGACCCGAGCGGAGCGCTCTACGGCGCGACCTCCGGCGGAGGCAACGACAATAATGGGGTCGCTTTCAAGCTGACCCCGCCGCTGCAGCCCTCGCAGCCATGGACTTACACACAGATTTACACCTTTCCCCCGACCTATCCCACAACCACTCCTTCCGGCGCCGCCGTGCTCGACGGCGCCGGGGCCCTCATCGGCAGCGTCATCACCGGCGGCGCCTATGGTTTGGGAGCCATTTATAAGCTCACGCCGCCGGCCTCTTCGGGTGGTCAATGGACCGGAGCCATTCTTTACAGTTTCACCGGCGGAGCCGACGGCTCCAATGCTTGGACGACTCTCCTCGTCGATTCCAGCGGGGCGATCTACGGAACGACCACGCTCGGAGGCGCCGGCGACAAGGGGGTCATATTCAAACTGACGCCGCCCGGCCCCGATTGCACGCCCATATCCCCAAACCTCTGGTGCGAGACCGTACTCCACGCTTTCAACGGGAGCGACGGCGCGCGGCCGAGGAGCGGTCTCACCAGAGATTCATCCGGGATGTTTTATGGGACGACCACAGCGGGAGGCGCGGCAGGCAATGGCGCCGTCTATTCTTTGGCGCCGCCCGTCCCACCCTCGACACAGTGGCAGTATACGGTGCTTTACAGCTTCGACGGCGGTGGAGACGGCGCGGCGCCATACGCTCCGCCGACATTGAAGGGCGGCTACCTGTATGGCGCGACTTCCGCTGGCGGCGGCACAGGCTGCGGCGGAGCCGGCTGCGGAACGCTGTTCGAACTCAGGCCGCCCGCCGCCCCTTCCTCGCCATACTGGACCGAAAATATCCTCTATCGTTTCAGCGGCGCCGCCGACGGCGCCTTTGCGGGCGGCGGCCCGACTTTCAACGCGCTCCACTTCGGCTCCGGCCTAGCGATCTATGGCGTCACGAGCCAGGGCGGCGCTTCGGGAAAGGGCACGGTCTTCACGCTGCAATGCGCCAAGGCGGTGCGGGAGGTCTTCGGCGGCGGGCTGCACGCGGCCTGCGGGCAATAG